In Bacillus toyonensis BCT-7112, a single window of DNA contains:
- the trhA gene encoding PAQR family membrane homeostasis protein TrhA produces MNAYVREPVNAFTHLGGAVLAFIALLAMLVKVSVKMPSFAAITAVILFGIGMMVLYMASAVYHSVVASERVIYFFRKLDHSMIFILIAGTYAPFCLITLSSANGLLLFCLVYATAICGIVFKMFWFNCPRWLSTGIYLLMGWLIVLFFAPLAENLSTGGILFLILGGIFYTIGGFIYGAKPKWLEFKYMGHHEIFHVFVLLGSLAHFLSVYCYVI; encoded by the coding sequence ATGAATGCTTATGTAAGAGAACCGGTTAATGCATTTACTCACTTAGGAGGAGCTGTATTAGCATTTATTGCATTATTAGCCATGCTTGTGAAAGTTTCTGTTAAGATGCCATCTTTTGCTGCAATTACAGCTGTTATTTTATTCGGTATTGGGATGATGGTCCTTTATATGGCATCAGCTGTGTATCATAGTGTTGTAGCCAGTGAACGTGTTATTTATTTCTTTAGGAAGTTAGATCATTCTATGATTTTTATATTAATTGCAGGTACATATGCACCCTTTTGCTTAATTACATTAAGTTCGGCAAATGGTTTACTACTATTTTGTTTGGTTTATGCAACTGCGATTTGTGGTATTGTTTTTAAAATGTTTTGGTTTAATTGCCCAAGATGGTTATCGACAGGAATTTATCTTCTGATGGGTTGGTTAATTGTTCTATTCTTTGCACCGCTAGCTGAGAATTTAAGTACAGGAGGTATCCTTTTCTTAATACTTGGAGGTATTTTTTATACAATTGGTGGGTTTATTTACGGTGCTAAGCCAAAATGGTTGGAGTTTAAATATATGGGACACCATGAAATTTTTCATGTTTTCGTATTATTAGGAAGCCTGGCACACTTTTTAAGTGTATATTGTTACGTAATTTAA
- a CDS encoding MBL fold metallo-hydrolase, whose translation MSMHFSVLASGSTGNMLYVGTDEKKLLVDAGLSGKATEALFKQAELNINDVSGILVTHEHSDHIKGLGVLARKYDLPVYANEKTWNAMEHLIGNIPTEQKFIFSVGDVKTFGDIEVESFGVSHDAAEPMFYAFHNNNRKLALITDTGYVSDRMKGVIKGANAFVFESNHDVEMLRMGRYPWSIKRRILSDVGHVCNEDAALAMADVITDETKHIYLAHLSLDNNMKELARMSVSQVLEEKGFGVGESFEIHDTDPKMPTKIQYV comes from the coding sequence ATGAGTATGCATTTTAGTGTGCTTGCAAGTGGAAGTACAGGGAATATGCTATATGTAGGAACGGATGAAAAAAAATTACTCGTCGATGCAGGTTTAAGCGGTAAAGCAACAGAGGCTTTATTTAAACAAGCAGAACTGAATATAAATGATGTATCAGGTATTCTTGTCACACATGAGCATAGTGACCATATTAAAGGATTAGGTGTATTGGCGCGTAAATATGATTTACCAGTTTATGCGAACGAGAAAACATGGAATGCAATGGAACATTTAATAGGAAATATTCCAACTGAGCAAAAGTTCATTTTCTCAGTTGGCGATGTGAAAACATTCGGTGATATTGAGGTCGAGTCATTTGGAGTTTCCCATGATGCGGCAGAGCCGATGTTTTATGCTTTTCATAACAATAATAGAAAATTAGCCCTTATTACAGATACAGGATACGTGAGTGACCGTATGAAAGGTGTTATTAAGGGAGCTAATGCTTTCGTATTTGAAAGTAATCATGATGTGGAAATGCTTCGTATGGGACGTTATCCGTGGAGCATTAAAAGACGTATTTTAAGCGACGTTGGTCACGTTTGTAATGAGGATGCTGCGTTAGCGATGGCAGATGTAATTACAGATGAAACAAAACATATTTATTTAGCACATTTAAGCTTAGATAACAATATGAAAGAACTAGCGCGTATGTCAGTATCGCAAGTGTTAGAGGAAAAAGGATTTGGAGTGGGAGAATCCTTTGAAATTCATGATACAGATCCAAAAATGCCTACGAAAATTCAATACGTATAA
- a CDS encoding S1C family serine protease: MSFIDEEKYRIKRAGKKKHKGIVISSIAGTIVGASLFAFGAPLFSNHAGALSQAEASGSNMAEAQGIKQVSFVDAVDRASEAVVGIINIQRDNFSEADSEAGTGSGVIYKKTDGQAYIVTNNHVVAGANRIEVSLSDGKKVPGKVLGTDVVTDLAVLEIDAKHVKKIIEIGDSNKVRRGEPVIAIGNPLGLQFSGTVTQGIISANERIVPVDLDQDGHYDWQVEVLQTDAAINPGNSGGALVNAAGQLVGINSMKIAAKEVEGIGLAIPVTRAVPIMNELEKYGKVRRPYVGIELRSLNEIPNYYWSKTLHLPGNVAEGVCILDVKSPSPGADAGLREHDVIVAVDGKPVNDIIGFRTALYDKKINDKMTLTFYRGTKRATTTVKLGIQKY, from the coding sequence ATGTCCTTTATTGATGAAGAAAAGTATCGTATAAAACGTGCAGGTAAAAAGAAGCATAAAGGTATTGTCATTTCTAGCATAGCAGGAACAATTGTAGGGGCTTCATTATTTGCATTTGGGGCGCCTTTATTTTCGAATCATGCTGGCGCGCTTTCGCAAGCTGAAGCAAGTGGAAGTAACATGGCTGAAGCTCAAGGGATTAAACAGGTTAGCTTTGTAGACGCTGTTGATCGCGCTTCTGAAGCTGTTGTTGGTATTATTAATATTCAACGAGACAATTTTTCAGAGGCAGATTCAGAAGCCGGTACAGGATCTGGTGTCATTTATAAAAAGACAGATGGACAAGCTTACATTGTAACAAATAACCATGTCGTTGCTGGAGCAAATCGTATTGAAGTAAGTCTAAGTGACGGTAAGAAGGTCCCAGGGAAAGTATTAGGAACCGATGTAGTCACAGATTTAGCTGTACTAGAAATAGATGCGAAGCATGTGAAAAAAATAATTGAGATTGGCGATTCTAATAAAGTTCGTCGAGGAGAACCGGTCATTGCGATTGGAAATCCACTCGGACTGCAATTTTCGGGGACCGTTACACAAGGCATTATTTCAGCTAACGAGCGTATTGTTCCTGTAGACTTAGACCAAGATGGTCATTACGATTGGCAAGTAGAAGTATTACAAACAGATGCAGCGATTAATCCAGGTAATAGTGGTGGTGCACTTGTAAATGCGGCAGGACAATTAGTTGGTATTAACTCAATGAAAATTGCTGCAAAAGAAGTGGAAGGAATCGGATTAGCTATTCCGGTTACTAGAGCCGTTCCGATTATGAATGAACTTGAGAAGTACGGGAAAGTAAGAAGACCTTATGTTGGAATTGAACTTAGATCATTAAATGAGATTCCGAATTATTATTGGTCCAAAACATTACATTTACCAGGCAATGTAGCAGAGGGAGTTTGCATTTTAGATGTGAAAAGTCCTTCACCAGGCGCGGATGCTGGTTTGCGAGAACATGATGTTATTGTAGCGGTAGATGGAAAACCAGTAAACGATATTATTGGGTTCCGTACGGCCTTATATGATAAAAAAATTAATGATAAAATGACTCTTACGTTTTATCGTGGTACAAAAAGAGCAACAACAACGGTGAAATTAGGCATTCAAAAATATTAA
- the pepF gene encoding oligoendopeptidase F, producing the protein MKNVIENRLIRAEVPTELTWDLSDLYKSDAEWHAALNVLENDIQKLGAFKGRLHTSSTTLLNCLLIEEELLMKLTKLSSYANLKESADRTDPVIQANSSKVSALGTKVHTALSFIHNEILSFEEGTIEKYLIEEIKLNPFRKSLLEVLSKRQHTLSPETEEALAALGEVHSSPYKIYGMTKLADMDFNPIQDEQGNEFPLSFALFESNYEFSPSAYIRRKAYESFVSTLKRYKNTVATTYATEVKKQVTLSRLRKYESVTHMLLEPQKVPLEMYNNQLDIIYKELAPHMRRFADLKKKVLGLDQMLFCDLHAPLDPEFNPAITYEEAGKLIQDSLKVLGDEYSSIIEKGFKERWVDLADNVGKSTGAFCSSPYGSHPYILITWQNTMRGCFTLAHEFGHAGHFYLANKNQRIMNVRPSMYFVEAPSTMNELLLAQHLLATTNDKRMRRWVILQLLGTYYHNFVTHLLEGEYQRRVYTLAEEGQALTAKSLTEIKTNVLSTFWGDSVEIDEGAGLTWMRQPHYYMGLYSYTYSAGLTASTAVAQMIKEEGQPAVDRWLDVLRAGGTMKPLELMKHAGVDMSKPDAIRKAVSYVGSLIDELERSYQE; encoded by the coding sequence ATGAAAAATGTAATTGAAAATCGCCTTATTCGCGCAGAAGTTCCTACTGAACTAACATGGGATCTTTCTGATTTGTATAAATCTGATGCCGAGTGGCACGCTGCATTAAACGTATTAGAAAATGATATACAGAAACTTGGTGCATTTAAAGGACGCTTGCATACTAGCTCCACTACTTTACTAAATTGCTTACTTATAGAGGAAGAGCTTTTAATGAAATTAACAAAACTGAGCTCATATGCAAACCTAAAAGAATCTGCTGATCGGACAGATCCAGTTATTCAAGCGAACTCTTCCAAAGTTTCTGCTCTAGGAACGAAAGTACATACAGCACTATCCTTTATTCATAATGAAATTCTCTCATTTGAAGAAGGCACGATTGAAAAATATTTAATTGAGGAGATAAAACTCAACCCTTTTCGTAAATCATTACTAGAAGTGCTGAGCAAAAGGCAGCACACTCTTTCACCTGAAACAGAAGAAGCACTTGCTGCACTTGGCGAAGTTCATAGTTCTCCATACAAAATTTACGGCATGACTAAATTGGCCGATATGGATTTCAATCCTATACAAGACGAACAAGGAAACGAATTCCCTTTGTCATTTGCATTATTTGAAAGCAATTATGAATTCTCTCCAAGCGCATACATACGTAGAAAAGCATATGAATCGTTTGTTTCCACTTTGAAGCGATATAAAAATACAGTTGCCACAACATATGCTACTGAAGTAAAAAAACAAGTGACACTTTCTCGTTTACGCAAATATGAATCCGTTACTCATATGCTTTTAGAGCCGCAAAAAGTTCCACTTGAAATGTATAACAATCAACTTGATATTATTTATAAAGAATTAGCGCCTCATATGCGCCGTTTTGCAGATTTAAAAAAGAAAGTATTAGGACTCGATCAAATGCTTTTCTGCGACTTACATGCACCTTTAGATCCTGAATTTAATCCAGCAATTACTTACGAAGAAGCAGGCAAACTCATTCAAGATTCTTTAAAAGTATTAGGAGATGAATATAGTTCCATTATCGAAAAAGGCTTCAAAGAAAGATGGGTAGATCTTGCAGATAATGTAGGCAAATCAACAGGAGCATTTTGTTCAAGTCCATATGGTTCTCATCCATATATTTTAATTACATGGCAAAATACGATGCGCGGATGCTTCACATTAGCACATGAATTTGGTCATGCTGGGCATTTTTATTTAGCAAATAAAAACCAGCGCATTATGAATGTACGTCCATCTATGTACTTTGTTGAAGCACCATCAACAATGAATGAATTATTACTAGCCCAACATTTACTTGCAACAACTAACGATAAGAGAATGCGCAGATGGGTCATTCTACAACTACTTGGCACATATTATCATAACTTTGTTACTCACTTACTTGAGGGCGAATACCAACGAAGAGTATATACTCTAGCAGAAGAAGGACAAGCACTTACAGCTAAAAGTTTAACCGAAATAAAAACAAATGTCCTTTCTACATTCTGGGGGGATTCTGTAGAAATCGATGAAGGTGCCGGCTTAACTTGGATGCGCCAACCTCATTATTACATGGGCTTATATTCTTACACGTATTCTGCAGGTCTAACTGCATCTACCGCAGTAGCCCAAATGATTAAAGAAGAAGGGCAGCCCGCCGTTGATCGCTGGTTAGATGTACTTCGCGCTGGTGGTACAATGAAACCACTTGAATTAATGAAACATGCCGGAGTAGATATGTCAAAACCAGATGCAATCCGTAAAGCTGTTTCTTACGTTGGCTCCTTAATTGATGAATTAGAGCGTTCTTATCAAGAATAA
- a CDS encoding radical SAM/SPASM domain-containing protein: protein MKKFKKFYLEITSVCNLACSFCPPTERQKQFISVEDFAKRLDQIKPHTDYIYLHVKGEPLLHPKIDQLLDLSHEKGFKVNITTNGTLINKRRHRLLNKPALRQMNFSLHSFDGHPGSQDKEGYVRSILAFIREATSQSDLIVSLRLWNLTQDNKTNAEIQKNRELLSIIENEFDLPYQIEEKLTPGKGIKIAERVFINQDYEFQWPALHEEEDDGKGFCHGLRNQAGILANGTVIPCCLDGEGIINLGNINNDSFSNIIEGERATNIVDGFSKRVAVEELCRKCGYRKRFGK from the coding sequence GTGAAGAAGTTTAAGAAGTTTTACTTAGAGATTACAAGTGTATGTAATCTTGCGTGCAGCTTTTGTCCGCCGACGGAAAGGCAGAAGCAATTCATTTCTGTGGAGGATTTTGCTAAAAGATTAGACCAAATTAAACCTCACACAGACTACATTTATTTGCACGTGAAGGGTGAGCCGTTGCTCCATCCAAAAATAGATCAACTGCTAGATTTAAGCCATGAAAAAGGATTTAAAGTTAATATTACAACGAACGGAACGTTAATTAATAAGAGAAGGCATAGACTGTTAAATAAGCCTGCTCTAAGACAAATGAACTTTTCCCTGCACAGTTTTGATGGACATCCAGGTTCGCAAGATAAAGAGGGCTATGTAAGAAGTATACTTGCCTTCATTAGGGAAGCAACAAGTCAATCAGATTTAATTGTTTCGCTAAGGTTATGGAATTTAACTCAGGATAATAAGACAAATGCTGAAATCCAGAAAAATAGAGAGCTATTATCCATAATTGAAAATGAGTTTGATCTGCCTTATCAAATTGAAGAGAAGCTTACACCAGGAAAAGGTATAAAAATTGCGGAACGTGTCTTTATTAATCAAGATTATGAATTTCAATGGCCGGCATTGCATGAAGAAGAGGATGATGGAAAAGGATTCTGTCATGGTCTTCGAAATCAAGCGGGTATTTTAGCAAATGGAACGGTTATTCCTTGCTGTTTAGACGGTGAAGGGATTATTAATCTTGGGAATATTAATAATGATTCATTTTCTAACATTATAGAAGGTGAAAGAGCAACAAACATTGTCGATGGATTTTCGAAAAGAGTTGCAGTCGAAGAGTTATGTAGGAAATGTGGATACCGTAAAAGATTTGGAAAGTAA
- a CDS encoding CxxH/CxxC protein, with protein MNLPCCLEHVELALDIIVDECEVAPVINNVDNSEKDKKTCEFCQNEATYVVSNTDSHTICG; from the coding sequence ATGAATTTACCTTGTTGTTTAGAACATGTTGAATTAGCGTTAGATATTATTGTTGATGAATGTGAAGTTGCACCGGTTATTAACAATGTGGATAACTCAGAAAAAGATAAAAAAACATGTGAATTTTGTCAAAATGAGGCGACATATGTTGTATCGAACACAGATTCTCACACAATATGTGGGTAA
- the guaC gene encoding GMP reductase codes for MENVFDYEDIQLIPAKCIVNSRSECDTTVTLGKHKFKLPVVPANMQTIIDERIATYLAENNYFYIMHRFQPEKRISFIRDMQSRGLIASISVGVKEDEYEFVQQLAAEQLSPEYITIDIAHGHSNAVINMIQHIKKHLPESFVIAGNVGTPEAVRELEHAGADATKVGIGPGKVCITKIKTGFGTGGWQLAALRWCAKAASKPIIADGGIRTHGDVAKSIRFGATMVMVGSLFAGHEESPGETIEKDGKLYKEYFGSASEFQKGEKKNVEGKKMFVEHKGSLEDTLIEMEQDLQSSISYAGGTKLDAIRTVDYVVVKNSIFNGDKVY; via the coding sequence ATGGAAAACGTATTTGACTATGAAGATATTCAATTAATTCCTGCAAAATGCATTGTAAACAGTCGATCTGAATGTGATACAACTGTCACTTTAGGAAAACATAAATTTAAATTACCTGTCGTACCTGCAAATATGCAAACGATTATAGATGAAAGAATCGCAACTTATTTAGCTGAAAATAATTACTTCTATATCATGCATCGTTTCCAACCAGAGAAACGAATCTCATTCATTAGAGATATGCAATCACGTGGATTAATTGCTTCAATCAGCGTTGGTGTTAAAGAAGACGAATACGAATTCGTACAACAATTAGCCGCTGAGCAACTTTCACCTGAATACATTACAATCGATATCGCACACGGTCACTCTAATGCTGTGATCAACATGATTCAACATATTAAAAAACATTTACCAGAAAGCTTTGTTATCGCTGGAAACGTTGGAACTCCAGAAGCGGTAAGAGAATTAGAACACGCTGGCGCTGACGCAACAAAAGTTGGTATTGGACCCGGTAAAGTTTGTATTACTAAAATTAAAACAGGCTTTGGAACTGGTGGTTGGCAGTTAGCTGCACTTCGCTGGTGTGCAAAAGCTGCAAGTAAGCCGATTATTGCTGACGGTGGTATTCGTACACACGGTGATGTAGCTAAATCTATTCGATTTGGGGCAACTATGGTTATGGTCGGTTCTCTATTCGCTGGTCATGAAGAGTCTCCAGGGGAAACAATCGAAAAAGATGGAAAGCTTTATAAAGAATACTTCGGTTCAGCTTCTGAATTCCAAAAAGGTGAGAAGAAAAACGTTGAAGGTAAGAAAATGTTCGTGGAGCATAAAGGTTCTTTAGAAGACACTTTAATCGAAATGGAACAAGATCTTCAATCTTCTATCTCTTACGCTGGTGGAACAAAATTAGATGCTATTCGTACTGTAGATTATGTTGTCGTGAAAAACTCTATTTTCAACGGTGATAAAGTATATTAA
- the dbpA gene encoding ATP-dependent RNA helicase DbpA gives MSKKEFSNYALSKEIIRALTGLGYEHPTEVQGEVIPVALKKKDLVVKSQTGSGKTASFGIPLCEMVEWEENKPQALVLTPTRELAVQVKEDITNIGRFKRIKAAAVYGKSPFARQKLELKQKTHIVVGTPGRVLDHIEKGTLSLECLKYLVIDEADEMLNMGFIDQVEAIIDELPTKRMTMLFSATLPEDVEKLSRTYMDSPTYIEIKAAGITTDKIEHTLFETREEEKLSLLKDVTTIENPDSCIIFCRTQENVDHVFRQLNRVNYPCDKIHGGMVQEDRFEVMDDFRKGKFRYLVATDVAARGIDIDNITHVINYDIPLEKESYVHRTGRTGRAGNKGKAITFITPYENRFLEEIEAYIGFEIPKAYAPSKEEVMKGKAVFEEKIHAKPIIKKDKSADLNKGIMKLYFNGGKKKKIRAVDFVGTIAKIKGVTAEDIGIITIQDNVSYVEILNGKGPIVLKTMKNTTIKGKQLKVHEAIK, from the coding sequence ATGAGTAAAAAGGAATTTAGTAATTATGCATTAAGTAAAGAAATAATACGAGCACTTACTGGTTTAGGATATGAACATCCAACAGAAGTGCAAGGAGAGGTTATTCCAGTTGCATTGAAAAAGAAGGATCTTGTTGTAAAATCGCAAACTGGAAGTGGAAAAACAGCTTCATTCGGTATTCCACTTTGTGAAATGGTGGAATGGGAAGAGAATAAGCCACAAGCATTAGTTTTGACGCCGACGAGAGAACTTGCTGTTCAAGTGAAAGAAGATATTACGAATATAGGCCGCTTCAAAAGAATTAAGGCTGCGGCCGTTTATGGTAAGTCTCCATTTGCACGTCAAAAATTAGAGTTAAAACAAAAGACACATATCGTAGTAGGGACTCCTGGCCGTGTGTTAGATCATATTGAAAAAGGTACCCTTTCTTTAGAATGTCTGAAGTATTTAGTCATTGATGAAGCAGATGAAATGCTAAATATGGGCTTTATTGATCAAGTAGAGGCAATTATTGATGAATTACCTACAAAGCGAATGACAATGCTATTTTCGGCAACACTTCCAGAAGATGTTGAAAAGTTATCCCGTACGTATATGGATTCGCCAACGTATATTGAAATTAAGGCTGCCGGGATTACCACAGACAAAATTGAACATACACTTTTTGAGACGAGAGAAGAGGAGAAGCTTTCACTTCTTAAAGATGTAACAACAATTGAGAATCCAGATAGTTGTATTATTTTTTGCCGTACACAAGAAAATGTAGATCACGTATTTAGACAGTTAAACCGTGTTAACTATCCTTGTGACAAAATACATGGTGGTATGGTGCAAGAAGATCGTTTTGAAGTTATGGACGATTTTAGAAAAGGAAAGTTCCGTTATTTAGTAGCGACAGACGTAGCTGCTAGAGGAATTGATATTGATAATATTACACATGTTATTAACTATGATATTCCGTTAGAAAAAGAAAGTTATGTACATCGTACAGGAAGAACGGGACGAGCTGGCAATAAAGGAAAAGCTATTACATTCATAACTCCGTATGAAAATAGATTTTTAGAAGAAATTGAGGCGTACATCGGCTTTGAAATTCCAAAGGCATATGCACCTTCAAAAGAAGAGGTTATGAAAGGGAAGGCAGTATTTGAGGAAAAAATACATGCTAAACCAATTATAAAGAAAGATAAAAGTGCAGACTTAAACAAAGGGATTATGAAGCTGTACTTTAATGGTGGGAAGAAAAAGAAAATTAGAGCGGTAGATTTTGTCGGCACAATTGCTAAAATTAAAGGTGTTACAGCAGAAGATATAGGAATTATTACGATACAGGACAATGTTTCTTACGTTGAAATATTAAATGGAAAAGGACCAATTGTTTTAAAGACCATGAAAAATACAACGATTAAAGGGAAACAATTAAAAGTCCATGAAGCAATTAAGTAA
- a CDS encoding acyltransferase, giving the protein MKRLVYMDWLRVLATIAVVTIHVSAGYVSTLDANNVSRWLSGNLFESLSRASVPIFVMISGALLLKGTKDISIGEFIQKRASKVIIPFVAWSVLFYLYGAYAGYFPRSIKQGIKYFLTDSIGGHLWFMYMIVGIYLITPLLKIFVKNAQKKEIEYFLILWLYASVVVNLAKYYYPINFNIELFYVTNYVGYFLLGYYLSNYDIVKKWRNLAYIGGIVGFIITFFVTYYYTVQANGQLDQFWYGYFSPGVVLMAISLFVFFKYSFGNSERKLPFVLRGINQASLGIYILHYFLLNNYLYRVFPKVNEHAHAILAIPINVTITIVLSMVITLVLQRIPVVKKLVP; this is encoded by the coding sequence ATGAAACGATTAGTGTATATGGACTGGTTGCGTGTGTTAGCGACAATCGCAGTAGTTACAATTCATGTCTCCGCTGGTTATGTTTCCACATTGGATGCAAATAACGTTTCGCGTTGGTTGTCTGGGAATCTTTTTGAGTCACTTTCACGCGCTAGCGTTCCAATCTTTGTGATGATTAGTGGAGCTTTATTATTAAAGGGTACGAAAGATATTTCTATTGGAGAATTTATACAGAAACGTGCAAGTAAGGTAATTATACCTTTTGTAGCTTGGAGTGTTTTATTTTATTTATACGGAGCTTATGCAGGATATTTCCCGCGTTCTATAAAACAGGGGATAAAATATTTTCTAACAGATAGTATTGGTGGACATTTATGGTTCATGTACATGATTGTAGGGATATACTTAATTACACCTTTACTGAAAATTTTTGTGAAGAATGCTCAAAAGAAAGAGATAGAGTATTTTTTAATTTTATGGTTATATGCATCTGTTGTCGTTAATTTGGCAAAATATTATTATCCTATCAACTTTAATATTGAATTATTTTACGTTACAAATTATGTAGGCTATTTCCTTCTTGGTTATTATTTATCCAATTATGATATTGTGAAAAAGTGGAGGAATTTGGCTTACATTGGAGGAATTGTAGGATTTATTATTACATTCTTTGTTACATATTATTATACAGTTCAGGCAAACGGACAATTGGATCAGTTTTGGTATGGATACTTTTCTCCAGGTGTTGTACTTATGGCGATTAGTTTATTTGTATTTTTCAAATATTCTTTCGGAAATTCAGAAAGAAAATTACCATTTGTATTACGCGGTATAAATCAAGCGAGCCTTGGTATTTATATCCTTCACTATTTCTTATTAAATAACTATCTGTACAGAGTATTTCCAAAGGTGAATGAACATGCACATGCAATATTGGCAATACCTATTAATGTAACAATCACAATTGTTCTTAGTATGGTAATTACTTTAGTATTGCAAAGAATACCAGTTGTAAAAAAATTAGTTCCATAA
- the rlmH gene encoding 23S rRNA (pseudouridine(1915)-N(3))-methyltransferase RlmH has translation MNISIISIGKLKEKYLKQGIAEYLKRLSAYAKVEVIELPDEKAPENLSEAEMLIVKEKEGIRILDKISDDTHVIALAIEGKQKSSEEFAVSLDRLATYGKSKVAFVIGGSLGLSSEVMKRSNESLSFSKMTLPHQLMRLVLLEQVYRAFRINRGEPYHK, from the coding sequence GTGAATATCTCGATTATTTCAATCGGAAAATTAAAGGAAAAGTATTTAAAACAAGGTATAGCAGAATATTTAAAACGATTATCTGCGTACGCAAAAGTAGAAGTAATTGAATTGCCAGATGAAAAAGCACCAGAAAATTTAAGTGAAGCCGAAATGTTAATTGTAAAAGAAAAAGAAGGTATACGTATACTGGATAAAATTTCTGATGATACGCACGTGATCGCATTAGCGATAGAAGGAAAACAAAAGTCATCAGAAGAATTTGCAGTAAGCCTAGATCGTCTTGCTACATATGGAAAGAGTAAAGTTGCCTTTGTAATTGGTGGATCACTTGGACTAAGTTCAGAAGTAATGAAGCGTTCCAATGAATCTCTTTCTTTTTCGAAAATGACATTACCACACCAATTAATGCGATTAGTATTGCTTGAGCAAGTGTATAGAGCGTTTCGTATTAATCGTGGTGAACCATATCATAAGTAA
- a CDS encoding DUF1836 domain-containing protein: MENINKLLESLHLEKNIKLEDIPNVDLYVDQVVQLFENTYADTTRTDDEKVLTKTMINNYAKGKLFIPIKNKKYSKEHMILISLIYQLKGALSINDIKSSLENINVPLLNDDTFELNTLYKDYLALTETNVETFNQDVNNRIREVNEISSLEDQKLEKFLLLTSFVTMSNMYRRLAEKLVDDLKES, translated from the coding sequence GTGGAAAATATAAATAAATTACTTGAATCATTACATTTAGAAAAAAATATTAAACTTGAGGATATCCCAAATGTCGACTTATATGTAGACCAAGTTGTTCAACTATTTGAGAATACTTATGCGGATACAACAAGAACTGATGATGAAAAAGTATTAACAAAAACAATGATTAACAATTACGCAAAAGGGAAACTATTCATCCCTATTAAAAATAAAAAGTATTCAAAAGAGCATATGATTTTAATTAGCTTGATTTACCAATTAAAAGGAGCCCTTTCCATTAATGACATAAAAAGCTCCTTAGAAAATATAAATGTACCTTTACTAAACGATGATACATTCGAATTAAATACTCTCTATAAAGATTATCTTGCTCTTACTGAAACCAATGTGGAAACCTTTAACCAGGACGTAAATAACCGTATTAGGGAAGTAAATGAGATTTCCTCCTTAGAAGATCAAAAGCTAGAAAAGTTTTTATTACTAACATCCTTCGTGACGATGAGTAATATGTACAGACGATTGGCAGAGAAGTTAGTGGACGATTTAAAAGAATCGTAA